The window TATGGATATTTTTGCTGAGGAATTCAATAACGCTTTCAACGAACTAATCCCGGGTGTGACCAATGACATAATCAACCAGGTCAGTGATCTTCTGGATGAGCGCCTCGCAGCTATTCCTGGGGGAGCGTTACCGGCTCCGCCCGTTCGGGATTCGGCATACTACTTCGAGAAGTTAAGCAAGTGTAGCCCTCCTCATTGGAACGGTGAATCCGACCCAGTTGCTACTAAGCACTGGGTGTCAGATGTTGAGGGCGCCTTCATGACTGTTGGGTGTCCGGACCAGTACAAAGTTGTGATCGCCATGAATCAGCTGCGAAAAAGAGGAAAGACATGGTGGAACACCATCACCGCTCTATTAAACGAAGAATAAGTGAGGGCcatgtcttgggcccaatttgtggaGAGGTTCGAGGCACAATATGTGCCTAAGGTGGAGCAACAGCAGATGCagcaagagttcatggccttacAGCAAACTACCGAGTCTGTTAGCGACCTAAACGCCAAGTTCTTGGAGATACTATCTTTTTGTCCCTCGTTTGCCGGGAACGAGGCCTGGTTGGTCAGCCGATACACTGCCATTCTACGTACCGAGATTCAGGAATTCGTTAGCATGCAGGAGTTCCCGACTTTATCCGCGATCATGGATGCAGCGAGGAGGAGGGAAATAGAGTTGCAGACCCAGTCCAAGAGGAAGGCCAATGACACCTCCTCCAAGACATCCGGAGATGCCCAGAAAAAGAAAAAGCAGGGTGGTAAGTCAAGGTATGAGTACAGGCCGTCTTCTAGTCAGGGCGAGAAAAATCCGTTGATATGCTACAACTACAAAAAGCCAGGGCATCATTGGAAGAATTGTAGGGCTCCCCTGCGAGTGCAGTTCCTCAGATTACTTTTGTTGCTCCCGTCTGCTATTACTGCAACGAGACAGGACACAAGAAGCCCGAATGCCCGAAGTTGAAGGCTGGTAAAGGAGGCGGAGGTACAAATCCTGCAATTGCATCGTCTTCTAAGGGACCCACTATGGTGACACGAGGTCGTGCTCACCAGATGACTGCGGATGAGCCGGTGATTACCGCGACAGTGGCaggtaaatttctttttttttcctttctctcctggaattatttaataaatggtaGTTAGAActgtttacatgattgtatgtggTGAATCAGGCACTTATTTGCTAGATTCCGAGCCCGctgttgttatgtttgatagtGGTGCTACCCATTCTTTTGTATCCCGCACGTTTATTAATCGTTTGGGGCATAGTATCGGAAAATTGGCTCGCCTAATGGTTGTCGAAGTTGCCGACAACCGCACTATTTATGTCACCGATGTTTATCGGGGTTGCACTCTCGAGTTTTCTGGAGTTGAATTCCCTATTGATCTTATCCCTATTGCGATGCAAGAGCTCTAcgttatcgtaggcatggattggcttgatGCGTTTGATGTGGAAATCCACTGTCGTAAGAAGCAAGTTCGTGTTCGAAACCCTAGAGGTGGAGAACTTATTATTCAGGGGGACATCCCCTGCCTGGCTATGGTTTCTTGCTCTTCTACTATAGCACTAGACGACGTTCCTATCGTTTTGAACTTCagcgatgtctttccggaggaactCCCTCGCTTGCCACCTAttcggcaagtggagtttcgcattgatttggtgccaggtgcgactccggtagcgaaatctccttaccgcttggcaccacctgaaatgaaagagctccaagatcaacttcaagAACTAAGTGATAAAGGGTTTTTACGACCAAGCTGCTCACCTTGGGGTGCTCCTATcttctttgtgaagaagaaagatggatcccaacgaatgtgtattgattatagggagctaaaAAAGTGCACGATAAAGAATAGGTACTCGTTTCCACGTATTGACGATCTTTTcaatcagcttcagggagcgtcttggttttccaatattgatttacgttccggttaccatcagatgcgggttcgtgaagaagacattgagaaaacagcattccgtactcgatatgggcactTTGAGTTCGTGgttatgccttttgggctcaccaatgcacccacagtgtttatggatctcatgaaccgggtgtgtagccTGATGCTTGACCGTTCggtcatagtgttcatagatgatatcttggtctattcaaagagcaaagaggagcatgagCAACACCTTCAGGAGATTCTGGAAACTCTGGCAAgagaaaggctttatgctaaattctcaaaatgtgaattttggttggaagaagttcagttcttggggcatgtggtaaacaaacacggtattaaggtcgatcaagccaaggttgatgcggttaaacaatggaagattccaaaaacaccttctgaaattcgcagtttcttgggtttagccggttattaccggaggttcattgaaaatttctctaaaatcgccttacCACTCACCCGATTCACCAAGAAATCAGTGAAATTCGTTTGGGGCCCGGAGCAACAGCTGGCGTTTGATGAGTTAAGGAAACGATTGTGTGATGCTCCAATTTTGGCCTTACCTGATGGGGTTGAGGATAtggtggtttattgtgatgcatcgcttCAACGTCTTGGTGCCGTATTAATGCAACGAGAttgggtgatagcctatgcctcccgacagctgaaaccccacgaacgaaactaccccactcatgatttggagcttggggcTATTGTTTTCGatcttaagatttggagacactatctctatggagtgaagtttatcatatacactgaccataagagtctaaaatatttgttcgagcagcgggatttgaacatgaggcataTCAGATGGTTGGATGGgctaaaagattatgattgtgaaattcactaccaccccggtaaagctaatgtggtagctgatgctctcagtcgtaaaCAATCTGCCGAACCGATTCGAGCTAAGTGTCTCTGGAGTTTGAGAGACTCTTTTCATTCacttccaactctgagactttcatttgtatgtcctttacttctcttaattttggtttggacgaattctaatcacaagttgggtagaattggccaacatcacttgactgtattgttggagacagaagtgatacaccattttgtaaaatccatatttatttcatcttttggagttagaatgagttctttatagttgtggaatcctgagaaatcatagtttcctataaaatttagttacagctatgtttctgtttttgattttggagtaaatccgttttgaacagcatgtctgttttagagaccttgttgtgattactcttttctcaactcatagcttcattacttctcctttctaa of the Lactuca sativa cultivar Salinas chromosome 6, Lsat_Salinas_v11, whole genome shotgun sequence genome contains:
- the LOC128126833 gene encoding uncharacterized protein LOC128126833, which produces MSWAQFVERFEAQYVPKVEQQQMQQEFMALQQTTESVSDLNAKFLEILSFCPSFAGNEAWLVSRYTAILRTEIQEFVSMQEFPTLSAIMDAARRREIELQTQSKRKANDTSSKTSGDAQKKKKQGVPQITFVAPVCYYCNETGHKKPECPKLKAGKGGGGTNPAIASSSKGPTMVTRGRAHQMTADEPVITATVAGTYLLDSEPAVVMFDSGATHSFVSRTFINRLGHSIGKLARLMVVEVADNRTIYVTDVYRGCTLEFSGVEFPIDLIPIAMQELYVIVGMDWLDAFDVEIHCRKKQVRVRNPRGGELIIQGDIPCLAMVSCSSTIALDDVPIVLNFSDVFPEELPRLPPIRQMAPPARLNQLQMEQVMDIFAEEFNNAFNELIPGVTNDIINQVSDLLDERLAAIPGGALPAPPVRDSTYYFEKFNKCSPPHWNGESDPVATKHWVSDVEGAFMTVGCPDQYKVVIAMNQLRKRGKTWWNTITALLNEE